A window of Rhododendron vialii isolate Sample 1 chromosome 13a, ASM3025357v1 contains these coding sequences:
- the LOC131313955 gene encoding uncharacterized protein LOC131313955, which translates to MARGDEDGVVGGGEGAEPSGQEVTAGATVVAAGGNGGGAGAEPSGGDATAGATVVAAAGDQGVAGGSSVAVAAGKGAEVAAVGGSSSGDRRSGSGGRGSGRPLTPTVEELFTAAERASDGGITDRGGEEVVGGQFSETPVLRTATVLEPRSGDNGIGASRPVPFADGDFLEDAEPRDILDAFGLDSGVAAVLRDASMPEDRASALLLGALLSGASSGTPEVVVPEVEELGGDRVDAEVAVEVRVTAVD; encoded by the coding sequence ATGGCGAGGGGGGATGAAGACGGGGTGGTCGGCGGCGGCGAAGGGGCAGAGCCTAGCGGTCAGGAGGTCACGGCTGGTGCCACGGTGGTGGCAGCTGGGGGGAATGGCGGTGGCGCAGGGGCGGAGCCCAGCGGCGGGGACGCCACGGCTGGTGCCACGGTGGTGGCAGCTGCTGGTGACCAGGGGGTCGCCGGAGGGAGTTCAGTGGCGGTCGCGGCCGGAAAGGGTGCAGAGGTGGCGGCAGTAGGGGGCTCCAGCAGCGGGGACAGACGTTCGGGCAGTGGAGGCAGGGGTTCGGGCAGGCCTCTCACTcctaccgtggaggagttgTTTACGGCTGCCGAGCGGGCGAGCGACGGGGGGATAACCGACCGCGGTGGTGAGGAGGTAGTTGGTGGACAGTTCAGCGAGACGCCGGTGCTGAGGACAGCGACGGTGTTAGAGCCGAGGAGTGGGGACAACGGGATCGGGGCCTCACGCCCTGTTCCCTTCGCGGATGGGGACTTCCTGGAGGACGCGGAGCCTCGGGATATCTTGGACGCGTTTGGTCTCGACTCTGGGGTTGCAGCGGTGCTGAGGGACGCTAGTATGCCTGAGGACCGGGCTTCAGCGTTGCTTTTAGGGGCTTTGCTAAGCGGAGCGAGCTCGGGCACTCCGGAGGTGGTTGTACCGGAGGTGGAGGAGTTGGGAGGGGATAGGGTGGATGCCGA